Proteins encoded together in one Lathyrus oleraceus cultivar Zhongwan6 chromosome 5, CAAS_Psat_ZW6_1.0, whole genome shotgun sequence window:
- the LOC127079886 gene encoding uncharacterized protein LOC127079886, translating to MKIVLGITHDLSQALKRSDQDIVNAMKLVKVSKIRLQAIRDNGWDSLLNNVSLFCEHNDIDILDMDDTFQPTQKKSKRKMEKVFNLHHFQVGLFYEVIDRQLQELNNCFTEVNTKLLLCVDCLSPRDSLSAFDKERLICLAQFYPSEFSQVELLALDCQLESYFLDVCSDSEFSELEGIGDLSIKLVETKKHVVYPLVYLLLKLSLILPVVTTTAERAFSAMNIIKNRMRNRMGDDWLNDCLVTYIERDVFVDVENEKIIQHFQNMKNRREQL from the coding sequence ATGAAAATAGTTTTAGGAATTACACATGATTTATCTCAAGCATTAAAAAGAAGTGATCAAGATATTGTAAATGCTATGAAGTTAGTAAAAGTGTCCAAAATAAGGCTACAAGCTATAAGAGATAATGGTTGGGATTCTTTGTTGAATAATGTTTCATTATTTTGTGAGCATAATGATATTGACATTCTAGATATGGATGACACTTTTCAACCGACACAAAAAAAGTCAAAGAGAAAAATGGAGAAAGTATTTAATTTACACCATTTTCAAGTTGGATTGTTTTATGAAGTGATTGATCGACAACTTCAAGAGTTAAACAATTGTTTTACAGAAGTAAATACTAAGTTGCTCCTTTGTGTAGATTGTTTAAGTCCAAGAGATTCATTGTCTGCATTTGATAAGGAGAGATTGATTTGTTTAGCTCAATTTTATCCTTCAGAGTTTTCTCAAGTTGAATTATTGGCACTAGATTGTCAGCTTGAAAGCTATTTCTTAGATGTATGCTCTGACAGTGAATTTTCAGAATTAGAGGGGATTGGTGATCTTTCTATCAAGCTCGTAGAGACCAAAAAACATGTTGTGTACCCGTTGGTATATTTGCTTTTAAAGTTATCTCTGATATTACCGGTGGTAACTACAACAGCTGAAAGAGCTTTCTCTGCTATGAATATTATCAAGAATCGAATGCGAAATCGCATGGGTGATGATTGGTTAAATGATTGCCTAGTTACTTACATTGAGAGAGATGTTTTTGTTGATGTTGAAAATGAGAAAATCATTCAACATTTTCAGAACATGAAAAATCGTAGAGAacaattataa